A single region of the Pelobates fuscus isolate aPelFus1 chromosome 4, aPelFus1.pri, whole genome shotgun sequence genome encodes:
- the LOC134609153 gene encoding sterile alpha motif domain-containing protein 9-like, with the protein MAELIDLPKKVEDWTKDHVKLWAAQSLNIDLNDVEILFKQNVTGEVLQILSKKDLTDMGITHGTAILITHKIKKLITPSQNEKKGINLGSADGQTNKKEIAKTKQKIPSKEDVKAKSNDRENESKEPENLEIKPSKVQCTPYPFDRFNESKCYTQFHFLPPESGTTNYIDPVHEYKEFTNTINATEEDRKMKFCNEVFRFAAACMNARTNGTIHFGVRDKPHGQIIGIKIDNPETFVKYIDQMISKYFEIKQVSLAEKCIRSPRFVNVLSEQNTQSNLVVIEVDVVPKHAFCKEEIFFTYQQNLNETWKKCKNKSCFKRDGESSKDILANVQNNDADFKEFFSCMKSRDYDRKMAEETHSRNYIKSQDDGLKLVKLITGNRGTLDNSYYKWYILVANKSHPSQTEHLDFMHELKWFAVLDFDSESLTNGLCKFYRDKRIANLHFPSHYQNNGNEGPESLKLFQQTSWIFCNGRSDLNSKEHEPLNYRSWQKEKAAEVRKLISFLSQKNILERGKFLVVFLLLSAVDDCADPINETFSTFYQELGGVDDILCICENEHTYQKWKDLQVKLDIEDMEDRCIFNLDIQKVNGTILKLKSMIKSSSLFLPSHGSSSIILQEKDKEVMSCLDILCANECEETELEKNEEEFKKFKTTQEEHFYKGGKATWWNFYFSSKYYTGPFIKRDIHNTLKTLIEECQKQTSVKIVTLYHHPGCGGSTSAMHILWELKDKFRSATLKRKTDSFKDIARDVTNLAIHGSTPMEYFPVLLLVDDYEEDENIYVLQNCIRTAIAEKNIRYERPVVTILNCMRSQTPVKSSKADCTSSVALEHKLSPQEQRAFETKLKDIEQHHKKPEDFYSFMIMKSNFDNSYIRNVVRNLLKGLNSASKEADLISFLALLNKYVKNSTISASMCEEILGITAKQTYWGNESIEDKMGTYCTILIRTEVEEYGRYEGLRIIHPLIASQCIEELKMTYGIQQSKIMLTLLNTRVEGIGKEMFLLNMQSMLVTRHRKEHGDETDTLFSPLIEEIQKDEGNESVETVLKEGSLRFNQYAFIFQALARHYYIREKNFKCALEWAEKAKTIAPNNSFVLDTLGQVHKTKLKSMMDECNKRHSLTPSELKSLLDSAVAASEAFKDCQQQARKTESEREESEWTKSKRYNVYNTAGYLGQIEVCLYTIDIIFRLPWFNSKNKLSRNHLIQYLSGKWDISVDKDSTNHEEVYDILTEFRYFLIKIKSHLQMAFDFFNDYFVHLKQKNIHKESADFKIREKVADYFKKYRKTFCHQDLTTILDSQAVPKSSPSLHSDCRAGIEGYKAHKFPGILEYLTDHGKDRHEIEVIVQAYGYLLENRTDKFVIRDKENFILANIVLHCVYPNSKQICKDGSLKKYLREILDKVGLNHEHLEPYFLALLLFWPHNMHVLDNDSKYLEEYVHAMRKSFRVQYKHMCHAKQAIAHFYLGKGNGLKRLIHKGKIDQCFSDVPNLHSLWQNGDIWKEQTTKELLLRVNGRTEDNTIYVECGNTERIKIPVRPAYLGQLRSGRSIERVSFFLGFSIDGLVAYDIESM; encoded by the coding sequence ATGGCTGAACTTATAGATTTGCCTAAAAAAGTTGAAGACTGGACTAAGGACCACGTAAAGCTCTGGGCTGCACAGAGCTTAAATATTGACTTAAACGATGTGGAAATCTTATTCAAGCAAAATGTGACAGGCGAGGTTCTCCAAATATTGTCTAAAAAAGACTTAACAGATATGGGAATTACACACGGCACTGCTATTTTAATaacccataaaataaaaaaactcattACACCAAGTCAGAAtgaaaaaaaaggtataaatttGGGTTCAGCAGatggacaaacaaacaaaaaagagatagcaaaaacaaaacaaaagatccCAAGTAAAGAGGATGTGAAAGCTAAAAGCAATGACAGGGAAAATGAATCAAAAGAACCTGAAAATTTAGAAATCAAACCTTCTAAAGTTCAGTGCACACCATACCCTTTTGATAGATTCAATGAAAGTAAATGTTACACACAGTTTCATTTCCTTCCACCTGAATCTGGCACAACTAATTATATTGACCCCGTTCATGAGTACAAAGAGTTTACTAATACAATAAATGCAACAGAAGAGGACAGAAAAATGAAATTTTGTAATGAGGTCTTTCGGTTTGCAGCTGCATGCATGAATGCCCGAACGAATGGTACAATCCATTTTGGAGTCCGAGATAAACCACATGGGCAAATAATTGGTATAAAAATAGACAACCCCGAAACctttgtcaagtacattgaccAAATGATCAGCAAGTACTTTGAGATAAAACAAGTTAGTTTGGCAGAAAAATGTATTCGTTCACCAAGATTTGTCAACGTATTATCTGAACAAAACACCCAATCTAATCTAGTTGTCATTGAAGTTGATGTGGTCCCTAAACATGCTTTTTGCAAAGAAGAAATATTCTTTACATATCAACAAAATTTAAATGAAACTTggaaaaagtgtaaaaataagtCTTGTTTTAAACGAGATGGAGAAAGTTCCAAAGATATACTTGCCAATGTACAAAATAATGATGCAGATTTCaaagaatttttttcttgtatgaaGTCAAGAGATTATGATAGAAAAATGGCAGAGGAGACTCACAGTAGAAACTACATTAAATCACAAGACGATGGTCTGAAACTTGTAAAATTAATTACAGGCAACAGAGGTACGTTGGACAACTCCTACTATAAATGGTATATACTAGTAGCAAACAAAAGTCACCCTAGCCAAACAGAACACCTTGATTTTATGCATGAACTAAAGTGGTTTGCTGTTTTGGATTTCGACTCAGAGTCACTTACAAATGGTCTGTGTAAATTTTACAGAGATAAAAGAATAGCAAACTTACATTTTCCCAGTCATTATCAGAATAATGGAAATGAAGGACCCGAATCACTTAAACTTTTTCAACAAACCAGCTGGATATTCTGTAATGGAAGGTCAGATCTTAACAGCAAGGAACACGAACCATTAAATTATAGGTCGTGGCAGAAAGAAAAAGCTGCGGAGGTCAGAAAGCTGATTTCTTTTCTTTCACAGAAGAATATACTGGAACGTGGTAAATTCCTTGTAGTTTTTCTGTTACTTTCTGCAGTTGATGACTGTGCAGATCCCATTAATGAAACATTTAGCACTTTTTACCAGGAACTTGGTGGCGTAGATGACATTTTATGCATTTGTGAAAATGAACACACTTACCAAAAATGGAAAGATCTACAGGTAAAACTAGATATAGAAGATATGGAAGACAGGTGTATTTTCAACTTAGACATTCAAAAAGTAAATGGGACAATTCTAAAACTAAAATCTATGATTAAATCCTCCAGTCTCTTTTTGCCATCACATGGGTCTTCCTCTATCATTCTTCAGGAAAAAGATAAAGAAGTAATGAGCTGTTTGGACATTCTTTGCGCAAATGAATGTGAAGAAACAGAGTTAGAGAAAAATGAAGAGGAATTTAAAAAATTCAAGACAACACAAGAGGAACACTTTTACAAAGGAGGAAAAGCTACCTGGTGGAATTTCTATTTCTCAAGTAAATACTACACAGGGCCATTTATCAAGAGAGACATTCACAATACATTAAAGACATTGATAGAGGAATGTCAAAAACAAACAAGTGTAAAAATTGTTACTCTGTATCACCATCCTGGTTGTGGAGGTTCGACTTCTGCAATGCATATTCTCTGGGAATTGAAAGATAAATTTCGAAGTGCAACTTTAAAAAGAAAGACAGATAGTTTTAAAGATATAGCAAGAGACGTCACAAATCTTGCCATTCATGGTTCAACTCCTATGGAATATTTTCCTGTACTTCTTCTGGTAGATGATTATGAAGAGgatgaaaatatatatgttttgcagAATTGCATTAGAACAGCCATTGCTGAAAAGAACATACGATATGAAAGACCTGTAGTCACCATATTAAACTGCATGCGGTCTCAGACTCCAGTAAAAAGTTCAAAGGCAGATTGTACCTCAAGTGTAGCTTTAGAGCATAAACTGTCCCCTCAGGAACAGAGAGCTTTTGAAACCAAACTAAAGGACATTGAGCAGCATCACAAGAAACCAGAAGATTTCTATTCTTTCATGATAATGAAAAGCAATTTTGATAACAGCTATATTAGAAATGTTGTGAGAAATCTACTAAAAGGCTTAAACAGCGCTAGCAAGGAAGCCGATCTTATCTCTTTTTTGGCTTTGTTAAACAAATATGTTAAAAATTCCACTATTTCAGCTTCTATGTGTGAAGAAATCTTAGGAATAACTGCAAAACAAACATACTGGGGAAATGAGAGCATAGAAGATAAAATGGGTACTTATTGTACAATCTTAATCCGCACTGAGGTGGAAGAATATGGCAGATATGAAGGACTGCGTATAATCCATCCTCTCATTGCAAGTCAATGCATAGAAGAGTTAAAAATGACCTATGGAATACAGCAAAGCAAAATTATGTTGACTCTTTTAAATACTCGTGTTGAAGGAATCGGAAAAGAAATGTTTTTGCTAAATATGCAAAGTATGTTGGTCACAAGGCACAGAAAAGAACATGGCGATGAAACAGACACACTCTTTTCTCCATTAATTGAAGAAATACAAAAAGACGAGGGTAACGAGAGTGTTGAAACTGTTCTAAAAGAAGGATCCCTCAGATTTAACCAATATGCATTCATTTTCCAAGCCTTAGCACGGCACTACTACATTAGAGAGAAGAACTTCAAATGTGCTTTAGAATGGGCGGAAAAAGCAAAAACGATTGCACCTAATAATTCATTTGTTTTGGACACTTTGGGGCAAGTACACAAAACAAAATTGAAAAGTATGATGGATGAATGTAACAAAAGACATTCTTTAACACCAAGTGAGCTGAAATCTCTTCTAGATAGCGCAGTTGCGGCCTCAGAAGCATTTAAAGACTGTCAACAGCAAGCAAGAAAGACAGAATCTGAAAGAGAAGAATCAGAATGGACAAAGTCTAAACGGTACAATGTGTATAACACGGCAGGATACCTTGGACAGATAGAGGTATGTCTTTATACAATAGACATAATTTTTAGGTTGCCATGGTTCAACTCAAAAAATAAGCTATCTAGAAATCACCTAATTCAGTATCTGTCTGGTAAATGGGATATTTCAGTTGACAAAGACAGTACAAACCATGAGGAAGTTTATGATATTCTCACCGAGTTTAGATACTTTCTTATTAAAATTAAATCCCACTTACAGATGGCTTTTGATTTCTTCAATGATTACTTTGTACAtctgaaacaaaaaaacattcataAGGAAAGTGCAGACTTTAAAATACGTGAAAAAGTTGCTGACTACTTCAAAAAGTATCGAAAGACCTTCTGTCATCAAGATCTCACAACAATTTTAGACTCCCAAGCAGTTCCGAAAAGCAGCCCTTCACTGCATTCTGATTGTAGGGCTGGCATCGAAGGTTACAAGGCTCACAAGTTCCCAGGAATTCTAGAATATCTTACAGATCATGGAAAAGATCGACATGAGATTGAAGTCATAGTACAAGCATATGGATATTTACTAGAAAACCGTACAGACAAATTTGTAATAAGAGACAAAGAGAACTTCATTCTTGCAAACATTGTGCTTCATTGTGTTTATCCAAATTCTAAACAAATCTGCAAAGATGGGTCTTTAAAAAAATACCTGAGAGAGATTTTAGACAAAGTTGGTTTGAACCATGAACATTTAGAACCCTACTTTTTGGCACTGTTACTCTTCTGGCCTCATAACATGCATGTTCTGGATAATGATTCTAAATACCTAGAGGAATATGTTCATGCCATGAGAAAATCCTTTAGGGTGCAATATAAACATATGTGCCATGCTAAACAAGCCATTGCACATTTCTACCTGGGAAAAGGGAATGGATTAAAAAGATTAATCCACAAAGGCAAAATTGATCAGTGCTTTTCTGATGTTCCAAATTTGCATTCTCTCTGGCAGAATGGAGATATATGGAAAGAACAAACAACAAAGGAACTTTTGCTGCGAGTAAATGGCAGAACTGAAGACAATACAATTTATGTTGAATGCGGCAACACAGAAAGAATTAAGATTCCCGTACGACCTGCCTACCTCGGACAGTTGAGAAGTGGAAGAAGTATTGAACGAGTGTCCTTTTTCCTAGGATTTTCCATTGACGGCCTGGTAGCATATGATATAGAAAGCATGTAA